The genomic window TTCACAAAGATGTTACCAAGCAATGCCAGTGTGAAATGTTTAAGCGATGCTGGATTTTTTCTGGATGAGTAAGTTTCATTTTTCTCTGCAACGGACAATCTTCTATTTCCAGATGTTTACATATTTTGATTTTCAATTTGCAGACGAGACATAAGTTTGAATTATTCTATGAGGTCCTTCTATCATGATCTAGTTGCCTTACAGGTACTTAATTTAATCATTGGTTTAAATTGTGATTGTTGTATGTGTTTTGCTGGACATTGATACACAAGATAACTAATGACTATTTCTCGGAATTTATAGTATTCTTATATTAATGCTGCAAATGTATTCCAAGAAAAGGGCAACATGCAAGTTGCCATTTTATAGCGTATGAATAGGTCCATATTCTCTGCATGTGTTacattatttttagacttttccTGATACATGAAAACTAGCGCGTGTGAATTAACACAGAATGtgcctagttaaactctgttttgAACCTGTACCATTATTGTTCACATCAATAAAATGTACATGACAGGGGATAGAACAAAATCTAAATCCAAATTGCACGAGGTCGATCAGCAATCCAAAGCTGGTATGATCTCCGTCACCCTCTAATGCATACAAGAACGACTAACTTTTTTGCTTGCAGCTCAAGGTATGTAACTTCTTTTTTTCTGCAGTGTTTCTTTCCCCAGTACGCATTGAACTATATCTCAACACCTTATTTCATCTTGAATTCAGCTTATGATGTATTCCAGGTAAAATTTTCATTGCTCTAGCATGTTTTATAAACCCACTACTATTCAATCTCGAGTCAATGTTCTAACATAGTGTGATATGACCATAACTTTAACCATCGTGTTCTTTCCCCCTCAGTTTCATCAtagtttggttccaccatctgcTGATTTGCACGGACACTGGAATCGTTGCAAGCTTGACCCAGCTGCATGCAGTGCATACCAGATCAGTGTATTGCAAGGTTGGTTTATGATGCTGATAAAAtcaaacacacacacatatattaaaatttaaagcttGTGCTAGGTTTGAGGCGTGATATGCTTGTGGCTCTTTACGCATTCTACAAAAATTCAAGAAGAGATGGGATGTTTTTAAATTCATGCTTTGCTCATTGCCAAAGTGAGTCACAGGACACATGGTTTGCTGTTGATTCTCCAAGAATACACAATAAGGTAGGTTCACTAATTAAGACAATCTTTATTATACAATAAGGTTAACATGTTTTATTTCCAGAAGCAATTGATTATACATGATatttgatacttttaaaaacTTCATAATACATTTTTTCTTTGACAGACCATTGCTGAAGCAGTTGGAGATTGGTACTTTAGCAGAAAAATAACCAAAGAGATTGATTGTCCATATCCATGCGATAAAACTTGCCACAACCTTATACCTTCACCTCAGGTAATGTCTCCGTACAACCTAGGTAAAACTGCTATTAATATCCCTgtattaggagttagattgcattttacacattttactCGAAAAATGGACAAAGTGGGCCTCGCATGttaaatcaaatagcaaattgattattctgttaaaaatttcatgtaTTTCTATGGTTAAAAACGGGTCTTTGTACATCAGCATGAGTTATACGTGGCATGCATGTATCACTATTTGTccatttttaataatagaaatggatgaattttttaatgaaaaggaccaatttactctttaatgtaacgtacaatgactaattttgctcatttttttattaGAGGGAGCAAAATGTAATCTAATTTCTATTACATGGTCTCAATGCTACTTTTACCTACAACCTACAATCTTCCTGACAGGGCTCCTATTTGGTAAAAATAACACTGTTGTCGCCATTGAAATGCATCTGCAGGTTTCACTGAGATAGATTATTCTTTTTCTTCCAAGAACAAATTCTTCAGTATACATCATATCTGTTGAACCTGGTCGTTCGCACGCCGTAGCTTTAATGGTGATGAAACGAAGTCCaggtattttaatgttttaattcttttttaaaaagtgATTGTTGCCccaaaatcacatatcatttaattacaattcattcaaaacaatgaATGAAAAATTTCCATTCATTGTTTAAAAAAACAAACTTTTATAATAGCAGGATAGCAGCAAAACTGTGTCGAAGTTACggttttttcctatttttttttaaattggtcgtaattgtaattgaaattgaaaattactTTCTATACATAAAAAATAGGCAACGATAttcattacttttattattttctttgcaTTATACTGTAGTAGAATATGATCCTTGTATTAACACCTTATTTTTCATGATCAATTCAATTAGATTATTATTTCTGCAGGTGTAATAATCGTGGTAAAGAtctatttttaattcattatatTCTGAAATAGTGAATTTaaatttattctcattttattttctcaaatgcaaaatttaaacattattagttataaatatattaataggTACCCATACCCTAATTAAAAAATGATACCACCCTTAAAACTCTACATTTcgattaatatttttgttatttatgaTTTCTCAGTGAAAACAAATTAtaaaagtgtaaaaaaaaaatcaaaagaagaaaTGATATAAGTATCATCAACCAAAGAAATGTCTTAGTTAAGGAGGTAAATAGTTATGTCTCATAAGATCTTGATCTTCAATAATATCAATAATGAATAATTCATCTggccaaaaaataataataatttagagaaatcgaattttacatttttttaatttcaacatgGATAATACAGATTTGAACACCTTAATGCTGGTGCAAAGAAACAAATATAAAGAAAGAATACAATGAATTTGAATGTAACATTTTTAATATCTGTAACTAAGGTTTTAAGGTTGAAGTTCACCTTTTTAATCTAAAAAAGGATGGAAAAGAATTGCTTAGAGGGGTTTAACTAGGAGGGGCAGTCCATATCTAGGCCTTAAAGAAAGCAAAATGGAAGGTGAATGGCGATAATTTGATGAGAGGGAGAAGGAAAACCTAGTGAGCATAAGTGTTACTATAACTTTATATTCCATCATTGTCAAATTCTTTCCAACACACATCCTACCTCCGAATCCGAATGGCAAAAATCCCATCTTGTGTTTACACCCACCATATAAATGATCATCTTTAAACCTTTCTGGCTTAAACTCGTTAACATCATCGCCCCATAATGTTGGATCGTGGTGCATTGCTACGACGTCGATCCAGATGTTGGTTCCATTAGGGATAACAATATCATCCACCTTTATATCTTCTCTTGCTTGTCTTTGTGCATTTGGTGCTGGCGAGTATAGTCTTAGCACTTCTTTCATCACCCATCCCATCTACAAGTCATAGCCACTTAGTATTATTCACCCAAAACTAAattctcaaaaaagaaaaagaaggcagagaaaaattccaaaattaaataaataaataactccATGTGGAATTCGTTGGTACTTTAGAGTTTAGAACCAATTCAAAACTAGTGGGGAGCTACCACTTGCCACAGTTGAAGTGTCAAAGGACTCCCAAATGGTTGAACTTTGACCTTTGACATATgggatatatatacatatatattttaactttcgcttataaaaattttcatattatgaCTTGGGAAACACATGTACACTTGAAAATTAATGAAGAAATTGATTAGAAATGAAGGAGAATGGAAAAAGAATTATAATAGAAGTCACTTGGATCAAGTTTAAAAGAGTCTAATAACAAGGgcgaaattagaaaaaaaaattagggggccaaaattaaattttaatttttaataatctatatttttataatttttaaataattaaattaattttttattacttttaggAGGGCTGGGCCCCTGCTAACCCCCAAGATCTGCCACTATTTAATAAGGTCACTTAAAtagatttttgaatttgaattttattgatgAAAAATAGTAGTATTAATATTTGCAATATCACTTCCTCAAAATTGGGTTACCATAGtagaaacaaaaaaatatatgtatgaatAGAAGTTATGAATGCACACAATATGTAAGGTTTAAAACTTATGATGtgtgaaaatttattaattttatataaaaatacgaaaaaggCAAATAGTCTTatgttatatttgtaattttgtaaatgtaaagatttttcaataattttttgatTGACTTGATGCTAAGATGACTTGTGACATCAACTCAGTTAGGCTTAATATAAGTATATATCTAAATATATAGATATAGTAAAGACATTTACCTTCTTTAAGTCAGCAAGCTTAGTGAAATCGATCTCTCCATCTCCAATCACTTGTTTAATTTCGTCCCTCAATTGGTTTTGCCAATCGGGATACATGGCCAAAAGCAACAATGTCCAAGTGAGTGCCAATGCAGTGGTTTCATGGCCGCCGAAGAAGAAAGTCTTGCACTCGTCGACAAGCTCCCTCGCTGTCAAGCTCTTCCCCGACCGTCCGTCAACGAGGCTACCTTCCATCAACAAACCCAACAAATCCTTCTGAGGGGACGTCCCAATATCCAAACTCTTTTTACGAGCATCGATTATAGATAAAAGCAATTGGTCGATTTCTTTTCCGAGTCTCTTGGCTTCTAGGTTTTTCTTAGGGCACATCCATTTGCTAAATGGAACGCCAACATAACGGTTGGAGTTGAAAAGTGTGATTTGCATTGCTCTTAGTTTTTCAAACACTTTGTTCCCATTTTGGTAACTCAACCCGAAGCTGGTCCTCGCGATGATCTCCCCTGCGGTCGTTGTGATTTCCCTTTCGACGTCGATTTCGAGATAACCAGAGCTTATTAGAGTAGCCCATTGGTCTAGCATCTTCGTTGTCGGTTCCACCATCAAGCTTGCCATAGCCTACATTATCAAAGCAAAATGTATTTCATCAGGGTtattatcaaatatatttttaatgacTAATGTATCCTTTAATgttcgttttaaaaaaaaaattcaagttcgTGGCTACCCTTACAATAAtattttcttcaaaaatcaaacttaaattctTTATAAGAATGTAATGTAATGTGATTTACTCAATACCCTAACAAAAAATGAATagtcaaatttcaatttgttaATGCACTCTATGCTTTGTTTGGTTATTGAAGTATTGAGGAAGGAGTTTATACGTATGTGTTAGAATAGTTAGCAATGgtcaaaaaatttcaatttggcttgtaatggtatttttttttacttagttttttattctttaattagttaaaacatttaaaataattgagatcaaagtttaaaaaatttgacTCCATAAATAATTACTATTACATTTTTGCCTAGACAGAAggaataattaataaaaatttaaacttgaaaataAAACCTTGATAAAAAAATAAGACCTCTTTAAAGTGAGTAAAAGGAATAAGAGATGTTGAAAAAGATAATACCCCTAAATATATAAATCTATACACGGATGTAATGTCATCTTAACGAATAcaacttttaatttatatatatttctttattagAAACAAGATATCTATCACATACAATAATGACTAATTCTCTTCCACTATCAATATCGCAGTCTATAATATAGTTTTAAGATCAAAAATATCTTTTGCAGCTATTTTCTATCCGTTGCAATGCATCTTTACTTTAATCGTGCCATGTTTTAAATATAATGATTTGTTTAGTGTTAATATTATCAACTAACTAAATGTACCAAAAAAATtagagtatttttttattaattttattataaattttgatcatatttattttttttaatataatatatagaaTTATTCATAGTCTcctttaacctataaataggaggataatacgtttTACCGCACTCAAATCTACATTCTCCTACATTGAAAATAATACTCATATCAATCGAGTTAAGATCCAATCGACctaaaaattctttttaaaaaatttatattttgtaatCACCTCATGTAATGATAACTCAAAACTTTtggatttcttaaaaaaatatatacaactaattttatttataaataaataaatggcttcatgtattaattttatatatatatatatatacataggaCCAGGTCCAATGTTAGGTATAAATGCATGTTTTCGTGCttttgaacaaaaagaaaaatgcttGTTTTCCTGCAaacttttactttatttttgtgTATTAATTGTTCCGTTAACTTTACATGAATATATAATTATGGTTGTTTGAATCTCATAGGATACGATGGGTTGGATTAAaattagttgaaaattttatttgagaAGAAATATCAAATGAGTTAGATTGAAttgatgaattaaataataaattaaaccgttttttattttaatttttaaatgttttactgttataaatttttaattaattatttaatccaaCTGCATCAAAACCAttcaaattaataaattgaagaaCTAACCTGTTGTGTTGAATGACCCGTTTGGTTTTGAAAACAAATGTTTTCTACTTTACAAGTTAGACTTTTACGCTTTTCAGAGACGCGGTGTACACAATGGAGCCTAAGTTGTTTTCGgataaattaacatttagtcttttaaatttgataattttttaatttagtccctaaacattTTTTCTCTATTAATCTTAAAATTTGACGatatttcttaatttaatccttaaatttggATTCCATTCAAGAATAATGGCATAACACTGAGATTatggaatttaaattttttatataaatttaaaaaaattaaaaatttattaaagaacTTTTAGGTGATAGCATAACATAATCTTAAAATGTCATATTATCGTATCTTAACAAAATCCATGAAAAAAATCACTAACAAATTCCCCGGCTAATatggacaaaaaaaaaatgaagggccAAAGCCTTAGGGATTAAATATTACTTTAAGCATTTGTTCTTTTAATTTGTAAGGAGATAAAAAGGAGAGAAAATACGAAGGATAATAATACCTTTAAGTTAGAAGGAGAAAATGCAGGCGTAATAACATGGCGATGGCGAACCCACTCATCTCCTTCAACCATCACCAACCCACTTCCAAACATAGGCTCCCTATCATGTTTAAACACTTTGGGTTTCCCCCAACTCTTTCCCAACACTCCCGCCGACATGTTCTTTAAAAACTCCGGTTCTGCAACGTACAAAAACGGCTCCATCCCCAGCCAGTATATGAACAATTTCCCTGCAACACAAAAGCACAAGCTCAAACAAGCCGTAAAATCATAAGCCATATACTGTTTAGGaccaaatttagaaaaaaaaaaaaacttaccataTGATTTCTGCCAACGAGCAAAATAAGGAAACACAGTGGAGTGTATATCGTGGGAAACAACATTAAGTGAAGAAGAAACGTTTATATTCATACTGTTTTTCATCTCTGTGATGTTTCCCATTGGAAAACTAGGGATTGGACCTGTAAAtccattttttttaatctttttgtaAGCTCTAATGGGTAGAACCCAGCATGAGAATATCAATGTGgagaagaaatgaagagaaaaactTATGGTGGCTATggtgaaaaaaatttgaaataacagGAAAACCCCCATTTTTTGTAGCTCTCTCGGGATCTATATAAGCAAGGTGTATAATTcttagtgtatatatgtgtgtatgtatatgtatgagcTAAATTTGTATGGAGATTGATGAAATTTTAAGAGGGTATTTATAGGACTAGAAAGGAAGACTTGGGGGGAATTCAAGAATGTCGGAAATTTGACTCCACACCCATTTTCAAGTCTTAAAAATCTCATGTTGGACCTTttgaaaaaaagaaggaaaaaaaaagaaaaaaagctgcTTGCATGAATTGTATTCATCACTATCTTTTCAAATATATTGGCCATCTCTGTCCGGAATTTTACGATTTGATTTGAATATGAATTGGATAAATCAACAATTTAGGCTctaaatttagtaatttttcaatttggtcctttgattttttttagttcgTTTTTAGTTTCATAATatgataatttttcttaatttgatcCATAAACTTCAATTATGTTAAGGTATGGTAACGTGTTACTTTGAGAATGTACAACATCatcacttgaatttttttataaaattaaaattaaaattaaaaaattgtagattatttatattttgtattttataaaattaaaataaattagtttatgaATGGAATAAAGCAATAGTTTAGTCTCTAAATTTGGTCCTTGAACTTTTTTTAGTTTGCTTTAAGTCTCGGCATTTAGTACTTTTTCTCAATTTGGTCCATAAACTTGGATTATGTTAAGGTATTGTAATACCCAAATTTAGCCCGGACTCACATATGAAAACATAATAttcgaggatatgcaatcttagatatgatatgtaatcttagaagatgtgattttgtaatcttagagatttaatttgtagataccctttaatcttcaccgttgatgtaattgatctgtaccgttagattttgggaggctcaactataaatagaggccccttccttcattgtaaaaaaaaaggaaaaaggaggaggaataaaaaaagagaacaattggcagttttttaaaggtggcttactatttttttctttcgattattttttatttatttacgattttaaaaaaaggagaaggtgataccactgcgaattttctttatttattttatttagcccctccgccttttaatgtttttgtaattaagtttttttttattttttttaatttacccttttatttatttttatttcaatttggtctaatttgAACAGCGtcgtttagaggagaagggataATTTCCTTTCCAGCCCCTCTGCATTCTTTGCACGTTCAATATGGTCCTTGAGACTtcaattatttgtgaatttgccctaatttttttatcacattttagaattaattaatttcaaaatattttctttttccttttttaagtttatatatgtaattattatttttatgatttatatatttattaccttatatatatatgtacatatatatattatactttctatacatattttataatttctctatatatatataatcattatcTTTATGATCTATATATTTAttaccttatatatatatgtacgtatatatattatactttctttacatattttataatttctatatatatatatatgtaatcatTATCTTTATGATCTATATAtttattaacttatatatatatgtacgtatatatatattatactttctatccatattttataatttctatatgtatatttttcttaattctcatgaatgtattatatatataaatatattttttatataaaatttatattttttccataatttcaatgtatatattatgtactttattttcttcattttttatatgtttgttgatttatgttttcatatttttctttgctcatttatttgatactttgcatATTAttggttttctttaatttttatttctttatcttATTTATATACAATTgtcgtatttattattgttatttgttattgcaatatttatacatgcattcaatataacattacatcattttttttactcgatttcaaacttttcaaaattgagatagtgcttgtatttaggattttcaaggaaattgagccctaacgtattgagttccgattttcttcgttaaatctaagaattgagcatttctctttaatcaaaaaaataagaactcattattaggaattcaacacgttgtatcctaacgtattggatgtgacccattgatttctcgaaatgaatattttttaaaaataataaaggaaatattctgagtttgggattttagaggaattgtgccacgatttcttaaatcttgaataaatgggtattcttttacattttttattgcactagtattttgccctaattcattttttgggaaaattagaatgtcgtgccctaacgtattgggtgtggtattttatttctctgaaatgataagggtcttaatacgtaacgtttttaagtttttgctaaggattacgatttttaaattttcgacattaaggcattaattaattaactaggtaccaatttttgggcgtaatgagggtgctaatctttcctcatacgtaaccgactcccggacccgtttttctaaaatttgtagaccaaattcatttttaggtgacccaatcacaccttaataaaagattggtggcaacttccaatttttattttaattatttaaagtcgacaacctaaaatttttgttttttttcaaaaaaatgctTTCGACAGGTATGATGCGGCTTTTTGGGATTGTGCCGCATCATCACCtggaaattttgaaatatttatataaaatataaaaataccaatatttatttaaaatattaataaattatacattttttaaattcaagtaaTTATATGACGCAAATATCACTGAAAAAAACTGTCAAGTTTCATGACTAATAATGTGGACAAAAAAATTCAATGACCAATGTGAAAAATGATCAAATTTAGAGACTAAATATTATTCTAtctcaatttatttaatattttactacaTTTACAGTTAATATTTTatctattaataaatttcttttttaatctctTAACTaggaaaagttaaaaaatgttatttaactattcaaaaatttttttatCACTAGTTGCTAAATGACTAACGAAAAGATAAcgtttcaacttttaaaaatgacataataacaactttatgcctcaaatatttatacattgtgtcactttagtcttgattctaaaaaaattagtcctcaatatttacaaattgtgtaatttgatactttttttatagttttaaaaaactaaaaaactaaaaaaaaaattatcaactacatttgaaaaaaaaaaccaaaattggAACACCCAAAAACCCAAAGTCATAATTTTCACCTTAATTTACTCATTCTTTTCTCTCGATACTTTGGTTCTTCATTGCTTATTGAATATTGAAGGTTGAGATGACTCGGTCTTCCTTAGTTCACTATTTATCAATTTCATAAGATTCATGGTTAAATTGTTCGACATTGATTCAATTGAGTTGCTTTTGTTATTGTTTTCGTTATTATCATATTTGATTAACACAAAAAACTTCAACACTCGttcaattaattcattaatttaaaaaaataaaaataaaataatataatatatataggttgaaggttaaaattattattatatgctcATTTTAAAGTTGACAATTCCTATTTTCATTGGTCATTTAAATGCtagtgaaaaaataataattaagtgattattttattaaattttataattgagtgttaaaaatgggtgattagtatagtttaccttaaaattagatttaataataaatttggccactaacatttacatattttatcaaaatggtcctaattgtatttttaaaattttttggccatcaacctttattctttttttttacataattatctaaaaaaaagtttcaaaaagaaTGCACACATTCAATATTTTCATCAAATCTATTAACTTTTTTAATAGTACTTTTatcaaatttgttaaaaaataattaaaaaaataaaggttgatgcctaaaaaagtttaaaaatataattaaaactattttgataaaatatgtaaacattaatgactgaatttatcattaaaccttaaaattaataaagaaggTAAGAAGGTTTTTGTCGACCAGCCTGATATATTAGGTGACTTTTTCGGCTTAAGAGTTAAAACTGTAAAAAAACACACGCACACACAAAAACACGGTACGCCGCCCGTACTTTCCTCTGCTTTCTGTGACCAATTGCTTTTCTCCACGTCGGGACTTTTTCTATAATTCAACATTTCAACTCCCCGTCAATTTCTCCGAAGCTCAACCCCTCGAATTAAAGCTTAATGCTTGCTAAAGCAACAATAGTCCCTGAAGTTAGTAACATTTTTCAAATtggtttctaaaatttttctgtCCATATTAGTCTCGAATTTTGGTAatcttttttttccaatttcatcctttaatCTGTATTCCACTAAGGTGTAATGACCAAAGGTGTAGCCAAAGGGGCAGGTAGGAGACCAactggataaataaaaaattactttttagcCCCTTCCCAAAATTGAAAGATTCAATTTAggcttttttaacatttttattaaatgaaaaaaagagataattatatcctttatgaaaatttaataatcTAATTTAAGCATTTTTTATACAAAACTTTTAACTTTGCCTCCTCCTCAAACAAAATTCCTTGCTTTGCCCTTGATGATGATGTAACATTATGAGATTAtagtatattaaaattttaaaagattatggcACAATATAGAATGTCACAACCACCATATCTTAACGAAATCtaaattcatgtatcaaattaaataacattCTAATCTATTTTTAGATGGACTGGTATTTGATACATTGAGTCAttgctaattaaaaaaaaatttatttcacaaATTGCCACGTGAGATCCTTTTTAATACTTGTTCTTAATCTTTTAGTATACCTTAAAAAAATGTCTATCCTTTTAACATTATTTGTGAAGTTTTCTAGAACATGTATCTCCGTTCATGAtttaaatgtattaatttatattaatttctagcatttaaatttagataaatgTATAATTACTGAGTAGAGGAGATCATGGATTAGGTCAGGTTGGGTTTGGTCAGGCTTCAATAAAAAATTAGTTCTATTTTCTAGGTCCGACCAAAAAATGGGTCTAAAAAATTGCTCAAATTCAGCCTGACCCAcccgtatttatttttatataaaaataaattttaaaatataatatatcaaatacactaaaaacattaaaataaatatttctcaacaaattaaaaataaattaaaaatttatttatacttaaataacattaagataagtGTAACTTAGCAAACAAATGCCTGTAAAATAGtagaaaattaataataaaataagggtTATACAgtatctaaataataacaataaaatattagtaataTAATAGCGACACGACACCAAAATAGTGACAATATAGCAGCAAAATAGTGCAAACAACAGCAAAAAGCatcaaattcttttcttttcttttttttacaaattcaGGTTGGGCCGAGCCGAGTCTGGGCAAAAAAAAACTTATCCAAAACTCTAAATGGGTCTCTTTTTTAAccaaactcatttttcaagtttatatttttattcaaatcctTTTACTTTTTCAATGAACCTTCAAACAAGATGACCCAACCCATAATAAGTTGTACTACTTATCCTCCAAATATCAAAAAGGCAAAATATATGCAAATGGGAAGGAAATTATTGCCCAGTGCCTAACTCATATAAAGATGATGTATAAGCACAAAGAGTAGAaagttatattataaaaaaaataatattaaaacatctTAATTATGAGATTCTTGTAAGtgcaaatattatatataatcacAAGAGTTCAAAGTCATATTAAAAACGAAATCCTCAAAAGGGTGTTAGCATGAGCTCTTTTGTCTGTTATTctcatatttaataatcacattaagtcgttaaattattatttttttaaattaaagttaaatcAAGCCAAATTCTTACTGTTTTGGGTATAAAATTGcttatactaaaaaaataaaaaataaaaaaaggtgta from Gossypium hirsutum isolate 1008001.06 chromosome D12, Gossypium_hirsutum_v2.1, whole genome shotgun sequence includes these protein-coding regions:
- the LOC121224395 gene encoding cytokinin hydroxylase, whose protein sequence is MGVFLLFQIFFTIATISFSLHFFSTLIFSCWVLPIRAYKKIKKNGFTGPIPSFPMGNITEMKNSMNINVSSSLNVVSHDIHSTVFPYFARWQKSYGKLFIYWLGMEPFLYVAEPEFLKNMSAGVLGKSWGKPKVFKHDREPMFGSGLVMVEGDEWVRHRHVITPAFSPSNLKAMASLMVEPTTKMLDQWATLISSGYLEIDVEREITTTAGEIIARTSFGLSYQNGNKVFEKLRAMQITLFNSNRYVGVPFSKWMCPKKNLEAKRLGKEIDQLLLSIIDARKKSLDIGTSPQKDLLGLLMEGSLVDGRSGKSLTARELVDECKTFFFGGHETTALALTWTLLLLAMYPDWQNQLRDEIKQVIGDGEIDFTKLADLKKMGWVMKEVLRLYSPAPNAQRQAREDIKVDDIVIPNGTNIWIDVVAMHHDPTLWGDDVNEFKPERFKDDHLYGGCKHKMGFLPFGFGGRMCVGKNLTMMEYKVIVTLMLTRFSFSLSSNYRHSPSILLSLRPRYGLPLLVKPL
- the LOC121224396 gene encoding pectin acetylesterase 9; translation: MMKIRIEITLCLVLFLVLAPFCICSGERLLVGMTLVRNATAHGAVCLDGSLPAYHLHRGFGAGSNNWILQFEGGGWCNDISSCLERAKTRRGSTRYMSKLEVFSGILSNNASLNPDFYNWNRVKLRYCDGASFSGDSKFDNGTSLLYFRGQRIWEAIIHDLLPKGLSRARKALLSGCSAGGLATFLHCDNFTKMLPSNASVKCLSDAGFFLDERDISLNYSMRSFYHDLVALQGIEQNLNPNCTRSISNPKLCFFPQYALNYISTPYFILNSAYDVFQFHHSLVPPSADLHGHWNRCKLDPAACSAYQISVLQGLRRDMLVALYAFYKNSRRDGMFLNSCFAHCQSESQDTWFAVDSPRIHNKTIAEAVGDWYFSRKITKEIDCPYPCDKTCHNLIPSPQVSLR